The segment AATATCAATTGCGACAAAATGTAGTACCGAACACTAAGATAATGCAAATAGGTGCACATACTATTTTTAAGCCACAAACACAATAGCATAGAAAGTTCCAAacaacaacaaatatgctaattaGTCATGAAAAGCTGATACTGAAGAATACTGATAACATTAGGAGAGCTATCAAGCATACTTGACTCTATCCTTCAAATGCTTTGCATGTCATGGCAAAAGTAATTAAAACTTTAGCAAACTCCCATACACCTTGACATTTATGACAAAACAAACAACAACACAAACAACTATTTGTCatgcacctttgacatcaatgacaacattttgtTCAACAAGTAGGGTATTGGATTTTGACACATGCACTTACCATTGTAGGGTAAAATAAGAAGATAGAGGCACTTAGCTCGATGATTGAAGATTGAGAGATTTTGCAATTAGAATGTGTATGCTCTAAAAATATTGCCTCTATTAGTGAAGTGAAAGTGCCTACATTGGATCAATACTCCAATGAAGTAAAAAATTATAGATATGTGACTAAATTGTGGTAATGGATTTATACTTTGAGTTTGGACTTTACCTTGCACATAGTGATTGATGTTTTTGTTCCTCTACTCACCAAGTGTGAATTAGCGTTTTCTCTGCTTTTTCTAAATATTTGGAGACTTGGTGGTATTTAGAAATACCTTATGAATTGTCGATTCATTCCAATAAGACAAGTTCTCCTAGATTAACCTCGAAAAAGTGAACAATGACTGAGAACAATAGTTAAAGGCCCTATAATACAAATGCATTACACCTTTTTAGTGCACCAAATTTAAACGTGTTACTAATAACCAGTCTAATGCTCTAGAAAGATTGCTTGATTATTTGATGATTAGAAGATTCTTGGGTGATTATAATTAATACATTGAATGTATTTAAATATCAGCACATAACATTAAATTATGCCAAACATGTATTTAGAGAGAGAATACATGCGATTAGTAAGctgaattcaaaatttaaaatgactAGGGCCACCCTTGCTAGTGAAGAATTTGTCTTGGTGTAGGCAAATTATTAGGTCTAGGTGGCTAACACATGATTCAAGTAGGTGCATAGGAGAACATAATAAATGAGCAAATATAATAGAAGTATAATTGTACGTACGAAGATATGATAGAATCAAGTGTATAAATATAACTATATGCGTAAATAAGTTAAAAAACTAAAGAAATAAGCCAACTTTTTACATGATCATACCAATTATTAGTATATACATGCATAAAAAATTAATCAAACTTTACACATGATCATGCCAATTGTCAGTATATGCATGTATCAATCAAATTTAGTCAAATTTAGTCAAACATTACGCATGATCATGCCAATTGTTCAAAACATTACcttaaaataaacttaaaaataAAGTTAGAATGCATTTTTGAACATTACGATATAATTATTACCTTTTATTTTTATTTGCGTGTCCTTCCAACTTATATAAAGAACAAAAGTTCGCCCATCATAATATTCCAAATGCAACCGAGAATGGCCCACAAGAGTTCTCCTCACAATCCAAGCTGTTCTGGGCAATTGTCATAAAAGTTTTGTGAATGGAATGCCACAAATGAAGCACCTTAAATACCTTTCGGTTTGGATGGTGACATGGTCTGGTAACGAATCAAGGTAACTAACAATACAATGGTCACTCGTATCACCCTGTAGAGAGCATGTTTGCCACCCCATGACCCACACGCTTACTAGAAAAAAACGACCACCTCTCAATCACTCAATCTATCTTTCATGGAGTATAATAATGCATGCACCCTCAACAAGAATAGAGGACAAACCCTGAAGGAGAGTAGAGAGGACTATAGCTGTAGTAACTGTAGTCCATGGGGTtctccctgtattaatgcctgtaTTATTTTCATTCGTAGACGTATTTTAGTAAAAAGGCAGAGCGGCAGCCATGCCTGCTATGGTGAGGGAGGGTTTGTTCATTGGGGACATCAGAGACGCGGCAGAGATCATCACCAATGGCAGCTCTAAAATAACACATATTCTGTCTCTGTTAAGCTCGGCCTATATTACATTCTTTTCGGACTGGCGTCGGGGGTTCGAGGCTCAGACCAAGGAGGTCGAGAAAGTTTACAAGGAAGACGGTCAAAACCCCACCACCAATGGCTCCAGTAGCTCTGATGAAGAAAATCAAGCAGCTGATAAGCGTGGGAAGTTGCTGTACAATCTGGAGCTTGTGGGACCTGAGTTGAATATATTAAGGATGGGCGTTCCTTTGAGggacatggaaaatgagaatttATTGGATTATCTGGACACCTGCCTTGGTTTCATAGAGCGAGGGCGCCGGGAAGGGGCTATTCTGGTTCACTGTTTTGCGGGAGTTTCTAGAAGGTACGTTTTTTTAAGGTATTTCTAGAAGGTAGTTAGATTTCGatgatgttttatttttctttataaaatTTGGATAATTTTAAGCTTTCATTTTGAAGATTTTTAGAAAAAGTTAAATAATATCTGGATGTTTTGAAGTTTTGATTAACCATTCAGTTGTTTTTCCCTCGAATTTGTAATCTGGCGGTAATTCCGTATCTGTCCTTTAAAAAGGAATTTATTTCTGTTGTATAATTGAAATTGAGTAAtttagataagataaatgattggtTTAAGGTCCGTGCATATTTCTATTGGAGACTTAGTATTTGGAGTAGCTTTCAATCCGTGACGAGGAAGGTTATTAGTTTTAATTGCAGAGCCTTTAGGTTATTTGTGTAATTAATAAGTTTTAATTGGTTTTCTGCCATTTTTGGATGTGATTTTTAGCGTGTTATGGATCAATTTTTGTTGTATGTTCTACCATCTCTGGGTTTTATATATGGTTCTGTTTAGTGCCATGCATGATGTCGATTTTATTGAAAGAGATTTGCTGAGCGAATGCCATCTTATAACCATCAATTCAATCTCACTTTCTAGTGCCAAATCTGACCAAACAAAGAGAAGAATGATGTTGTTATTGTGATTTGACAGTTTCCTATCCAATATGCTTAAGTTGCTCTATTTGTTGAGCAAACAGtccaaattaaaattttaaagttCCCATACACTTTCATGATCTTCTGTGTAATCTATCTTGTCTTCAGTGCAGTTCAATGGCTGTTTTCCATCGTTTTAGCATTTCTATGAGCCATTGCGTAATTGAGTAGGTTAAATCTTCTTACTGGGTATTCAGAGCGAGATTATTGGGATTTTATTTTTAGCAGGGATGGGGTGATTCCTACTGTGATCAAATATGTTCGACAAGTCATCTGGTGAAATAAAGCATGTCACCTGCTGAGTAACGTCTTTAAAGCTGGGTAATTCTTACAGCACAGATTAGCATATGGGCTCCAAGCCTGAGCAGCTCAAAAAGAAAATCAAGAAACCTGCCTGAAAATAAAAAACTACAACCATGTGTTTGTGCTTATATAGgagtttaatttatttttgaattcaGTAATAGATGCAGTTTCAAGAAAACGTCTTAAAATGTTTCTTTCAAGGAAGAAAAACTGCATTTATTTCAATGAAAGTTTTGAGGTTAACTTCAGGCATGGATTCATATTGGAACAGAAAAGGAAGCCATGTCCTTAACCATAGCTGTGAGATTAAGTTCTGAGGAAGTAATTCGATTTTGTAGAATTGGAATTTGTAGTCTCTCTTGTTTCTGATGGAGAAGTCATGCTATGCTATAAAACTTTGGACGATTGTTTGATAGCCATGTCTACAAACATTTTGCTTGGTTTTCATAAAACACAACCTGTGTTTTGCGTGGGTATTGgaaaatcatttttgcaaaatgTTAAAAGTTCATTAGATATGTTAAAAAGAGAGGGAGTATATAAAGGGATAAAACATTTTCGTACAATATCAAAATACAAGGACAAGTTTTCAGGTGAAATCTTTTGCACTTTACTAAATGGTGGGAACACTGTGTGCAGAAATGGAGTTTTTGAAAGATGAAATAAGTTTTGATTAGAAGGGAGACCAGATAGATCCCTTAtggttaaatgaattttattttatcccTCATTTGAAATCGTATCCCTTTCAGTTAAATGAATTTTATAATATCCTTCATTTGAAATCGTTATTTTTTATTCTAGTGTACTATATCTGCTTTATTCTgactattgtaatatttttttaccGTTTTTTCTTAGAATGGCTAAAATTTCAAGCACTTATTTTATGTACAACAGAGTTATTTATATTTGAGGCAATTGCCAATAGCTAATAGATCTCTTATTTATCCACTGAACCTCTtttatgttgtattctagttttcTGCATCTGTAGTAACTGCATATCCTTTCTCTATTTTGCAGTGCATCTGTAGTAACAGCATATCTTATGAAAACAGAGCAATTGTCCCAAGAAGGTACAGATTCTGTGATTTTCTGGTGGTTATATTTGAAAATGTTTTAAATTTGAGGCTGCTTGTCACTTGCAAATTATCTcgcttatgtgtatttatgttgtGCAATATAGAAATGGATCAGTTTTACTGGTTTTTTCATCTGTTCATCTCATGCTGTCCACTAAAAGTCTAAAACTTTGTTGCAGATGCACTTGAATCCCTAAGACAACAAAGTGAATCAGCTTGTCCTAATGATGGCTTCTTGGAACAGGTTATGTTTCTCCCTTTCCTTTTTTTAAACCTGTAATCAGTGGCTAAAATACTCTTTTATTGATTGGAAATGACAAAATGATGCTAATTCTTTTTGGGTTTTGCAGTTGAAAATGTTTGAAGAGATGGGTTTTAAGGTTGATCATGCTAGCTCTATATACAAAAAGTTTCGCTTGAAAATCTTAGGTAAGCAAATATTGTGTACTTTCCTCATGTTGGTATAGTAACATGATTCCTGCTTCAGTCAtagcacattggaatgtgaagttgGTTACCTTGGTTACTAGCAATCACTGTTGGACTCTTCCACTcatagaaacgggactcggactcggcgaggCCGACTCGACTCAGGActcggactcggcaaaaaaaactcggctggactcggcaatgtgaaaaactcaagaaatttagagatttttaaagatttaaaacttgtttcatgcaccctttattaaatacaccttaaagacacaataacatcatcaaatagaagctaatctGATTACATACATAAGTATACATCAGtcacataagcataaatgcaaattgtagctgaaggaaataacaaacatagatatataaatattgttaaatgtatacaatattacaaaactcatggaataaaaaatccatgtcatcatatctTTCCAACTTTTGATGCACCAAATGAAAgtatatgttgttatatggagcctaatcagactcagaggttaaaatTTCCTTACTTTTATCAGCGCAGTTTCCCCCCTAATTTTACGACGTGGGTTTGGgagcagcgcccccaagttggggtcaaggggcagtgccccgtGAGGCCaaaagacttttattattttataaaggcatcgggtgttatttttctattgtttctcctcacaactcacctttctcctcctattttgccaaatgaatgaaatgaagtgaaaagttcacttttaggctcaaagcataatttaaaccaaaaaaaatcaattcGAAACATATTAGAAGTGTTTTTTTTTTACTTAAATTTACATGCCGCTGGCCGAGTTTGGGCGTTTGGGCGATTTTGGGCCCCAcactcggccgagtccgagtccgagcctgACTCGACTCagaaatcgcccaaactcggcgattTCTGGCGATTCTTGTTTCTCTGCTTCCACTACAAGATTGCAATGTGCTTTTCtgttaagaaaaaaataaataatatattatattatagaaAAGTGATCATAAATTTGCAGGATCAGAGGAATCTGCGGATAAATTTCCACAGATATTTTCTGTCATAAGTATTTATCAAATGAACTTAACGGATACTGAAATTATCCTGTTGGACTCTACTCAACATGTTTTTGAATGATTATCATAGCtgtcaaaataaataaattctgcAGCTGCCAAGAAGATGAGAATATGCTCCCAGAAATATATCATGTTGATCATGacagtgaaaaattaaaaaatacagaaGTGGCATGGACAGGAATATGCAGGAATATGGTCCCAGAAATATATCTGTTCACATCTTGAAAAAATGGAGTGTCTGGAAGTGCAAGAGATTATCATCCATTCCCTGGCTGTTGAAGTAGGATAGTTATATGGAGGATGAAATTATTCCTGTCATGGCTACAACAATTGTGCAGGTGGCATTTGGTAAGCTTAACGAAAAGCTTACAGAAAAGTATTCATGTGAGCTTGTTGCTCAACTTGaaacttgatttcatttttggcTGCTAAGAACTGGCTGGGAGATTCAATTATTCGTTCCAACAACATATATGCGGTATGCCTTATGGGCTAAGTGAGTACACAGTTCAGGGATTTGCAGTAAAGACAGAGCAGTGTGTGACAGTCTTCAACTATAGCTGTCCAGTTTGTTGCGTAATAGATGAATCCAACTCGTAGGGGCTGTTCACGGTTCAATGATGTGTGTGAAGGTAGAGTTCAAGGTTTTAATGCTGTATTTTCATTACTTCTTGGACATGCAGGTTCACTTCCTTGATTTGCCTGTACATGCATTCATTGTGCTGTGTCACAAAAATCATATGATATATCTCTTTATAATCATTGAACACAATTGGTCTTCCCCCTGTTGTTTCTTGACTTTATTGAAGTTCAGCTGATTTTGTTGCATTGGGTGAACTCTTTGGAGGACGACAGCATTGCGAATTGCAAAGAATGGGCCTATGACCTTAGGGTTGAGCCTTTGTGGTGCATGATAAAACTCTAAACTGAGATGCAGATATAGGGTACATGGTGGATTGGACTTCTAACTGCAGAGATCAGAAGAGGGTTTGCTACTTTACCTTCTTTTGTA is part of the Cryptomeria japonica chromosome 10, Sugi_1.0, whole genome shotgun sequence genome and harbors:
- the LOC131035468 gene encoding uncharacterized protein LOC131035468; the encoded protein is MPAMVREGLFIGDIRDAAEIITNGSSKITHILSLLSSAYITFFSDWRRGFEAQTKEVEKVYKEDGQNPTTNGSSSSDEENQAADKRGKLLYNLELVGPELNILRMGVPLRDMENENLLDYLDTCLGFIERGRREGAILVHCFAGVSRSASVVTAYLMKTEQLSQEDALESLRQQSESACPNDGFLEQLKMFEEMGFKVDHASSIYKKFRLKILGEAYGRGEKIDSSKFEADPGLPILSPTVPVEMPTSQECNDREKLGISYRCKMCRRAVASKDNVVSHLPGEGEPCFKLKNRSRGSFFDDRHEPECTSVFVEPLQWMTTVEEGAIEGKLSCIGCQARLGYFNWSGIQCSCGTWVNPAFQLHKSRVDACKI